One Engraulis encrasicolus isolate BLACKSEA-1 chromosome 5, IST_EnEncr_1.0, whole genome shotgun sequence DNA segment encodes these proteins:
- the LOC134448477 gene encoding transmembrane protein 158: MLNNSLNVLLALSSVALLLKLSDGWSDEDLLLSPINSTNRFLANLEVDVRYAKRSVEETEASSETSPQPLPQCNVSVQRLFPTSLVARWGSNFGFQCDVFIYTTNNHGRSFFSAAFNRAISPVVIEHLGVTGGQQEFRLCVGCGMARYRRFGQTNWRGQQSGDPINFCCVDFGLDELKGDKSWRLNRKPIESTLVACFMTLVIIVWSVAALIWPVPIIAGFLPNGMEQRRSR, from the coding sequence ATGCTGAACAACTCCTTAAATGTTCTGCTAGCTCTGAGCAGTGTGGCCTTATTACTAAAGCTATCCGACGGCTGGAGTGACGAGGACCTTCTGCTTTCTCCAATCAACTCCACTAATAGATTTTTGGCGAACTTGGAGGTGGACGTGCGTTATGCCAAAAGATCGGTGGAGGAGACAGAGGCATCATCGGAGACTTCGCCCCAGCCGCTGCCCCAGTGTAACGTCAGCGTTCAGAGGCTTTTCCCCACCTCACTTGTGGCGCGGTGGGGTAGCAACTTTGGATTTCAGTGCGATGTGTTTATTTACACCACCAACAACCACGGCAGATCATTTTTCTCTGCTGCTTTCAACCGCGCCATCTCACCTGTTGTTATCGAGCACTTAGGAGTTACCGGTGGACAACAAGAATTCAGACTCTGCGTCGGGTGCGGGATGGCGAGATATAGGAGGTTTGGGCAAACAAACTGGCGAGGGCAACAATCAGGGGATCCCATAAACTTTTGTTGTGTAGACTTTGGCCTTGATGAACTGAAGGGGGACAAGAGTTGGAGGTTAAACCGCAAACCCATCGAATCAACCCTAGTTGCTTGCTTCATGACATTAGTTATCATTGTGTGGAGCGTTGCTGCTCTCATATGGCCAGTGCCTATTATTGCAGGGTTCTTACCCAATGGAATGGAGCAGAGGCGATCAAGATAG